GGAGATGGACTGTGTATGgatttaatatatctttttatcTCCTATTCTAAGAACAGTTAAATCAAGATGAAAAAGGGTGGAGATAGTGCACGGACTTTTGACCTCATGATTAGAGCTACATTTGATCTGGCTTATGACAATAGGTAGCTTTCACTGAATAAAACAACAAATCTAGTCTCAACTATGAAGTACACTTCTTTGAACTACCATAGAGCTAATAGTTTATTCTTACAGAGCAGCTCTGAAAAAGAAACCTGAAAAATGATTGTGTGATGATTTTTCTGGTGACAATTTGGCCACAACATAAGGCAGCTGGATAGATTCCATGTTTAGAAATTGCCAACCCTGGAGGGCTTGTTTCACAGGTTTTTGAGCTGGCTCAAGAGGGTGAGAGGAGCTGCATATTAATATTCTATCTCAATAGTTAGACAGCTGGTAACAGCTGTCTGTCTTCTCATCTGCTTCACTGTCCCCATCTGAAGTACAACTATTTTTGGTAATACTGTCAGCCCTGACAGATGATGAATCAAGCATTAATAATCTCTTGCTTGATATAGGAGTAGCACTGTCTTCCATGTTCTTTCCTAGCTCTCTCTACCTTATTTCTTAAGGACTGGAAGAAACTGAAAATGGAAAGGTCTTCACATTGCACGTACCACAGCAAGGAGGGGGATGTTCCCTTCCACTAGGCCAGTGTTTTTTTCCCTGTCAGTGTATAGTTCCTCAggcaatgctttgctgttgttaGTTCCCAGATTCAAAACTGGTTACTTATTGGAGTGCTATTTATTGTGTTTCTACCCGTTCTTCTTTTTTCCAGCTCTGAATTGGTTGACAAGAAGATagaagattttctttctttctttgaagaaAAAATCAAGCATTTAACTGAAGAAGCATTCAGCACACAGGTAAAGGGGAAAGGTGACTGATCAACTACATAAGAATACCAATTAGTGAAGGAGTAGAGTCAAACAGAACATACAATCTGTTTGCAGAAAGTGGAAGTATGCAGCTACATTAATATCTGCTGCTGCCGCCTGGTTTCTAGGAAGTGGTTGCATTGTACAGTGGCATCTCCTGAGGCTGCCATCTGAATTTAAGTACAggacagatttttctcttttgtgaATTTTTACTCCCACTTGTCATGGAACTTTCACTGTTTTCTGGAAGTGGCCTTAAGGGGGACATGGCGTCATACAATGGACTCTAGGGCTGTTTATTGAATTACAAACAGCCCAGATATAGACTGATGCCTGTTAATATTTCTTGAGAGAGCTGGATTCTAATGCAAAGCAAACACTGAATGTGCTAAATCTAAGTGGGGTTGTCTTATACAGGTCACAGCTCTAATAAAGCTTAAAGAGTGTGAAGATTCCCATCTTGGAGAAGAAGTGGATAGGAACTGGAATGAAGTGGTGACTCAGCAGTATCTGTTTGACAGGCTTGCCCGTGAGGTAGTGAATTTGTTAATACTGCAAATTTTCTTGAATAGAAGTTTTAACCTCTTCGTAGCAGGTGCTTTAAATCACAAAATAGCAATGattcaaataaatgtttgttaGGTTGTATACACATAATAGCcacatggggccctgatccttgaggGCCCCAGAGTTTTACAAGATGTGAAGTTACTGTGCTTAAGAATGAGCTCCATGCAGAAATTAATGGTGACACTTGAAACAGATTGTTGTAACAAACTTTATTTTCAGAGATTGTGGAAACTTAAACATCTGTTAGTGTTTCCACCACGAACTCTTGCTTTCAAGGCTTATAAATTTGGCTGCAAAAAATTGCTATTAAATGTTGGGAATTGGAATGTTCAGCAGTTTGAAAAGTGTGCTCTTCTGGATTTTAGATTGAAGCTCTGAAATCCCTTACGAAAGCAGACCTGGTGGACTGGTTCCAAGCTCATAGAGGCAGTGAGAGCAAAGTACTCAGTGTACATGTGAGTATGGGCGGATGCAGTTCCAGAGTGGACTAGATTCCTTCTGATAACTTACTCTTGTCCAAGCTCTGTATTTAAACTTGTCTTGCACTGTGTCCTATCATCGTTTTAGAAAGACTTACATGAATTGAAACTAGTTAAATTTAACTAGGGTCTAGAAATGGTGTAACTGCCTTAAATCCATCTCAGGAGAGAACAAGCATAAATTACTGTATTCTGAATTAACACTGAGCTCTGAaaattgcaggggaaaaaaaatcactacctAGGTTTAGTCTTCTACTAGCATatcaagctgggggggggggggcagacaatTGAAACAAACTAATGCTTCAAGAccaattcatttaaaatattagtcTTCCTGCTTTCTTTATAACAAAATCTGGCCTTTGGCTTTTCAGGTGGTTGGATTTGGAAAACATGAAGGGGACTCAGAAGTACCAGCTGTCTCTGATGTTCAGAACTCCTCATGTGGTGAAATACCTCAGCTAACTTTCTTACCTCCTTCCTCCTTGATGACTAATACCACTTCCATCAAGGACATCAAAGCTTATACATCAGCTCTGAATGTTCTCCCTTaccataaaatattaaaataaatttgtcaTCTTGCCCCACTGTAGTGTGTAATTTAAGTTATTTACTGTTTGAGAACTACAAATCATTTTGTCTCACCAAACTAATGTGTAAGATTATTCCTTAGCTTTTAAAACTAACCTATCTTACTCCTTACCCTCTTGAAAGCTGGAACAACTTAATTTTTTACAGCTGTTACAAGGAAAATGTTCCTGATATAAAACTGCCTATTCTTAAATAGCCTTTCTAAGAAATAGAATAAAGGTAAAAGAGGGACAAGAGGTTACTTTCTGTAACTGCATGGTGTTAAGTCTACACAAAGTATTAGTTTAAAAGTTTACAGATGGTTCAGCATGAATGCTAAAGTGAACTGTGCAATAATTACTGAAGGAACTGGTTAGTTGTCAGATACCTACAATGCATGCTCCTATTAacaaatgtgtttaaataaaaatgtctatTTTCTATCCAGGCTGCTGTATATTATAAAAGACAGTCTTATCACCTTTTTTCAGATCTGTTACTGCTGTGTGTAGTGAATGGGCCACTTAAGCCTTGCATTTGAGGTAGTTATAAAGTAACACTAACTCAAATCTTAAACAGAGGTATTTAAATTTCATCATTAGCATTAACTGAGTTgttgctgatttttttccccccctctactAAAGCATTAAATAGGGTTGTCAGTTGTCATCTGGCAGTATGCTAATATAGGTTTAGACTGTAATTTATCAATTATTGTAGGATTAACAGTGTGTGGTCTAAATGCCACTTTACTGTCTATCAGTAGCTAAGGGCTATAAGGATGTGGTAATGTGAATCTTATTTATTGatgctgttaaaaatgtaaactTACTGCTACAAAACAGAGTGCAACAGACTAATACCAGTTGGAAATTGTACTTTGTTTTCCCCAAAACAATCACTCACTTGTTACTACCCCTGCAGtgatggagagaggggaaggaaaagcaTCTCTTTTTCTCCTCACtgcatccctgtggtggggaaaggagaaTCCTCCATGATCATAAATCAGGTGGCAAGGGAAATCCAAGGCTAGTAATACAAAAGACAAGTACTCTCTCTCCTTCACAGAAGAGCTGTCCTTGTTCTGCTGAGGGAGTGGTCCCTTCTAAAGCTTTTCTATCAGCTGCTGTTAGATTTCTAGTAACTTTCAAGCCTTTATACAAGTCTACAAAAATGTCCAGTAGTACAGTATGACTACACAAGTTAATTCAGGAGGGGATAAATCTGACTAGATTCTATACAGCCCCAGAATAATCATTTTGAGTGAGTTCATCACTATCCTATTGTTTCCTCAAAGCTTAAACACTGTTCAACCCTTACACAGTTAGCAAAATTTTGAGAGCATATCTGGCTACGGCCAGCTTCCAGAAAAGTCCTGTTACGTCTCACTGCCCCAGCTGATTCACCCCTCCTCTGAACTCCAGCGCATGGACATAATGAAGTGAAAAATCTATCAGTATTCTCACCCTAATGCAGTGCACACTAAGCAGCAAATCAGTGCtaggtaaaactttcaaaagtactTTACATGACTTAGGCTACAAAGTGCTTTTATCACTTGAAATGGGATTTAGAAAAGTGTACTGGATTTTTATAAAGTGATGATTTTTCACATACTGAACATTgggaaagtaatttttttttatcatagcAGTTTCAAAGCAGTGTTGCCGTAAAAGCTTTTtatgaaataaatacaaatccataagtttgaaaaatctattttatgAAGCTTTAAGATGCACTGAGTATTTCAGTTTTAGTCTATGgttacattttaatttctaaaataaaaaagttttggGGTGAGACACAAATGCCAAAAGGTTTGATTTTTATCATACAGGTGGTAAATAACATTTATGTAGATTTCTAACAAACTGTCCAATCAAAGGAATCCTCATATTTACACATCAAAAATGTTAACTGGATTTAATTAAGTGAAGTcttgcatttatatatatatttatatatgtagaGCCCCAGAATATTATGCAACTGGTACCAACTATGTCCTTTACAGTGGTTATACCAAGTGTATGCTTCCCATAACTTAGGCCCAGGTTTCATTGATGCTTCTGAAGCATGGGTGAGGGCTCAGCCATCATGTCTCTGAAGCCTGAATACACTATCTGAATGGTAAAGGCCAAAGCTACTGTCAAACAGTTAAGACATTTCCTGCTTTAATTGTTCATCTGCATTATTAAATCCAGTATCCCTGAGATAGGAACCACTGTAACTGGAGGGGACAGGATCTCCAAAATAAAGTACTTGATAGTCATAAATTTATCATGTAGTTGTAAAATTCACTAAGCCAAGACCTGAATGTTTTAAGTTTTTATAACCACTTAATGTTTAGTGGCAGCAAGTCGTTTCAATAGTGGCTCGTCATAAACCCAACATTCTCCATCTTCATGGAAtaactagaagaaaataagggGATAATTAAATGTAAGTTTTTATGGAAAAGAATGAGGTAGAACACAGGTcaggggtgctgatgatggaaaccatataTTTGTTATCACTACTTCAGTTTAAAGGATAAAAGCTTTTCAGGTTTACATTATTTGAATAAAAGCTCACCCTTGTTTCCCACGatgtctctttctcctttctggcTCTAGCTTCAGCTCTTTGTCTTTCTTCCAGTCTGTGCTTTGCATCTGTGGCTGCATCAATGTCTCTGATTTTTAAGTTGTAGGTTACATCTTTCCATAGGCTAAAGAAAGAGAGGCTATTATTTTCAGATGTTGATCTAGGGGAGGAAGCAGTGCTACCAGGCTGTAGAAACATTTTTACTGAATCTTATTActataaataaatctgtaaagCCTTTAATATGTTGCTACAACTAAATCAAGAAAATTCTGAGGTCCAAGTTCAGGTTCGTTTGTACTTATTtgggaaacattttaatttagcaCCGGAACTGGTCGTTGAACTATCAGCTATAGCCCCACAGTGCTGATTAGTCTGTATAGTTTGGGTAAATTTAACTCTCTCAGTTTTTACAGAAGTTCTATTTCTAAAAAAATCCTCAGATCTATGAACAAGAAGCCTTCAGCTGTCACTTTAATGAAGCTCTTACCAGCGGGATTCATATTCCTCTTGGTCTTCCAGTTTCTTTACCTTCTTCTTAATTGTAGGCATTTTCTTGGTATCTATAAAGACTACACTCTCCTAAACAGAGAAAGTTATTCTGCTgttaatgtgtttaaaaataaagaaaaaagtaaagttTAGTCTAGCCTTTGTTCATACAATATGTACAGAAACATTTTCTGAACATTTATGGGCAGAGGACAGATAAAGGTCTGTTTCTTGCTTTAAGTTCTTATAGATTTCTGTAGCAAAAGCCTACAGAGTTCAGCTACCCTCAGAGCAATTTTAATCCAGagtgaaaaaaattattcaaCACCTACTAACTTTCAGGCAGCTTCACAGGAGCATTCTCCCTGTGCTTTTAACATCTCAACTACTCAAGTAAAGGAGTTTAAGGTGCTCCACTCTTCACTTTACCAGATCCTTAGTTTGACCTAAAGCCACCATCTACAAAAAGCAGGAGTGGAACTTTTACAGTAGTCCCTTAGTATACAAAGTCAGTATTTTCCATccacaaatatatatacatacaaaatgcaaTGGCGTATTCTGATTTGCCAGCAACACAAATACCTAAACACACTGTTTCTGATAGAGTAAAAACAAGATAAATTGCTTTACCCCTGTTGCATATTTTGCATACATGACACCATTCCATTCACCTTCAATTGAGCAGAAGGATTTCTTGTCATTAGGAGAACTAAATGAAAGGAAAAGTAAAATAGTTAAATTCATTACTGCACTAAAAAACCACCCATCAGGTCCTTCTTGTCCTAGGTACTATACATATAAATAGTAAGGCAGTGCTTGAACTAAAGAATAGAAAGTGTCAATAGAGATGGGAGAAAAatagtatctccattttacaaatgggaaaatggGTGgagagaagtgattttttttttttttttttttttttttttttggtgtaacTGCACCGGTGCAAACTCTTAGATTGGCTGAGCCAGTGTAAAACAAGGTTTGATCTGGAGCAGAGTGTCTACTCCAGTGCACATTACCCTAATCTAGACAAGCCATACATTACTAAATTCAATTCACAAACCTACTAACAAAAAATGtgtggattttcagaggtgaagATTGAGTGAATgtgtccaaatcccactgaaatgcaaTGAGATTTGGCTGTCTAATGCTTGTAGGCCTACCATATGAAAATCCCAGACAGCCTTAAAGTACAGCTAAGAGAATGAGGCGCATTAATATAGATGTTGCTGTAAACAGTCTTACACTAGCAATCTAATGTACAGCCCTTTGtcagcctccttccctccccttaattatttgtattacagtaaagtccccagtcaggattggggcccccatGATGcaaggtcaggggtgggcaaactatggcccgggggccacatctggcccttcagatgttttaatctggcccttgagctcccgctggggagtggggtctggggcttgccccgctcctggaagcagcagcagcatgtccccactccggctcctacacgtagaggcagccagggggctccacatgccaccgccacccccacagctcctgttggccaggaaccagagccaatgggagcttcaggggtggtgcCTACAGACagggcagagccacctggctgtgcctcctcataggaggcagagaggggacatgccgttgcttccgggagctgcttgaggtaagtgctgcctggagcctgcacccctgacccccttctgctccccgaccccctgccctagccctgatccccctcagccccatcccagagccagcacccccccacacacacaccccaaccccttgccccagtccagagccccctcccaaacactgaactcctcatttctggcctcaccctctcctgcaccccaattttgtgagcattcatggcccgccatacaatttccatactcagatgtggcctgagggccaaaaagtttgcccacccctgtgctaggtgctgaTTTAACACTAAGTAAAAGACAATGCCTGtattgaagagtttacaatctaatttaaggTGATGCAACAAATGATTATGACCAATaggggaaggaaaaatgaaagtaTCAGTGACTGGATCATGTGCACAGACAGTCTCTAACCACAATAAGCCTGAATTCAACTACAAATCTAAATTTTATTAGACTCCCCGTACAGAGAGGCCCAGGCTGAAACGGAGACGCTATTCTATGTCAGCAACATTACAGAAAAGATCTTTTAGGAGTGGAACTAAAGCATAATCGTTTCTATAATATAGGTTTTGCTGCTAGGTACGTAAAATATAATTAACTATTCTGGCATATGGGCAGGATCCGTCTATTCCTGCAAAAGGAGAGAGGAACGTTTTTGCAGTAGGGCATGATAGATCCCGCTTCAAGCAGCTTTCCTTCCATCTTAATGCACATCTTCTGACTTGATATGCCCAGACTAATCTGGTGGCCCACAACTGGGAACAATGACATGGATGTAATCTtttgctataagaaaaggagtacttgtggcaccttagagactagcaaatttagtctctaaggtgccacaagtactccttttctttttgcgaagacagactaacacggccgctactctgaaacctatcttttgcTATAGTTGGAGATATTGAGTACAGCCATCTAAATTACTCTTCTGAAAAAACAATTGTGAGCATTTACACAAATGGAGCAAGACTGAAAGAGAAAAAAGCTTACAAAATTTCAGCTGTAACTCTATGCTTCTTTCCTCCATAAAAAGGTTTTGTGTGGAAGATGATGCTAGCATTGTAGCCTGTTTTTGAGCAACTAATACTGCATTCTCCACCCAGTTCTATCCATGGCACTGTGAGAATAGATCTGCAATGATAAACAATTGCACTTTTCAAAAACTTAAAAAGAAACAGGTGCTCACTGCCATCTCAAAAATTTTTAAAGACTAAGAGGTATAGCATTTACTTGCCTTCCATAACCATTGGGGAAAGTCAAAATATAGTGCTCATCATAATCTAGGCATGTCACACAACCTGTCAGAAAGAAAAAATTACTACTGTACTAATAATCAACAGCACTTTTAGAGGACATTTCACATagaaatctcaaagcacttgacaaacgtaagcattacaaaaataaagaggttaaaggcctgatttttggaggggctgagcacccatcATTCCTATAGCTTTCAATAGGAGGTGTGGacattcagcacctctgaaaagtagCTCACTCAAGGACAAGCGGAGTCCGTGATGCACTGGAAATGGATCCTGGGTCTCTAGCCACTGACAAGACTGCTACAGCAGCTACTCGGTCAAGTCATCAGAAATTTTATTGAGCATGAGTAATACATTGCAGGAAGTTTGTAGAAATTGCTTTTTCTACACAATTAAAATTGAGTTAACATTAGTTTCTTAATGCTCAAGAGTTTACCTTTTAAACTACATACACACACTTACCTTGCCCTATATTATGAACACCAATCGACATCCCCAAGAATTTTGACTTGGTCCAGATGTGAGCATTGAATTGTATTCTCTTGCTAAAACACTCGGCATAAAATGCTGAaacttaagaagaaaaaaagtaagaatACAACAAGACATTTACAATAATTAGAAACAATTTTTACATCCATATAAATTACAAGATATTGCAGGGGAGGTGAAAGGGATGGAGAGAAAGAGCGAGTCTTTGCAATTTACTTTCCAGAAAAATGGTCTAAGGAGAGAGAAATTTCAGACTGAAAATTCATTGCTAAACAGAAAATATTGATTCAAGGTCAAAACTTAAAAACTGACTTCACTGTTACTCAGTTCCTGTCCAATAGTATAAGACTCCAGTAGCATAGCAACTTACTTGGAGGGTGGTGAGAGACCTGCTCTGCTACAAATGTTACACTGTTTTTGGTAACCCAAGGTATTGGTCCCTCTGAAACAGGCTCCTGCAAACAAGTTAAGAGTTGCCTTCGTTTGACATGGTACATacagttttcaaaaatatctaGGACATGGTCCATTGAAGTAGCTTCTATGAGAACTATCCATCACTTAACACAATTTTAGAATCCTAACATGGTGCAGCTTCCACATAGTTGTCGGTTTGCTGGTTTGAAGAGGAAAGGTATGAACCCACTGATACCGGGCCTTTTAGAGAACATCCCAGTTTCTGAAATCAATTTGATTACAGATACATATATAGTGTTTGGAAGGTGCTCAGGGATTACAGTGATTGTGCATAAATATCTAGGATAGATGACTTCTGAGTTCACACCTTGCTATCTAAAACCCCTATGATACATTTTATACCTTCccaggctggggaattctgagtGAGCTAGGAGGATCTGAGAAGCTGGCACTCGTGGAACCAGATATGCTGCATTTTAAACTGCTGCAGCCTTTCCTCTAGCAGCAGAAGGGAGTCCTGCTGCCTCTgatccatccacacagctgaCACATCCGAATGCTTCAAGCTGCGCTTCTCCAGCTTGCCCAGGCTTTGACCGGAGAACAGAGGGCTCGTCTTTCTGTTTGTGACCAGAGGAGTGCTGCAGTTCATGACCTTTATCTGATAGCCATGTCtgagcagagtgcaggagggagagagaatgtcGCAGAACTGGATTTCTGACTCCCTCTCTCCCTGTCATTTAATCTCAGGATCTAGATCtttggaaagattttaaaatatgaaatgctCTGTCCTTCAAAATCATGGGTAAGATTTCTAAGAGGAAAATGAATCCAGTTTAGGGTCAAAGGTCTGGCTCCAAGTAGCAAAGAGGAAACCCTGTTAAGGCTGCTGATCTAGACTTCAAGGAACTAGAAAAATGACTATATCTGCAGTTCTTAAGACCAAGGAATGTATCCTTGGGACTGGACAAAATTAACACAGAATACTTTCTGCATGTCAAAGGATTCTTAAGAAATTAACTATTGAAATTACACATTGTTTGTAAAATAACACACATTTGAGAAGTCTGCCCTAAAAAAGAGGATGGGAAAACTTCCATTAGGAAAAGAATCACAATATTTTACATGGTTTGCTTCTGGTACAAACCCCATGCCATTCTAGTCAGAGATTAGGGGAATTATTAGCACACATTTTAAGCAGTAAAAGACACCACCACAAAACTAACCGTATTATCTTCATTTTCAGCATTTGGTAATATCCAATGACACCGGAAGATCTCGCCCAAAATCGGATTGTAAGGCTTTTTAGCAACAGATCCTTTCCTTCCCGCATGAAAAGCTGAGAGGTACCATCTCACCACTTGAACCATTCGGTCTTTTGGATCCTTTTGGTCATTAATACTAAAGGAGGGGGAAAGTATAGTTACTAAACACTGAAATAAGTCACCGCTGTTTGAAACAGGAGTAAGACACAAAATTACTACTccagtgtttttttctttaaactcagATTGAGAAGagctttttgaaaaatgaaagagaCTAGATGGTATATAGATGAACTTTGTATAGTTTGGATAAAGATCAAACATTCCTCAAAACAGTAAGCATATACTCTTGAAACTGCACAAGGCAATATCAGAACTGATTAATACTGTACTTAAATCAAATACCTCACAAATAAGTCCGGATGTGCAAAAAAGTCAGCATACATCTCCAAAAGTGATCTTCTTTCCAGAATAAAAGTTGGGAGAACCACCTGAAGGAAGAACAATACCTCAAAACTCTTAGAACAATAGTATTTTAGTATCTAGAGAACTCCAACTCCACAGCATACATGGCTTTCTGAACTGTCAAGACTTCAATTAGCATTCAAAAAACACTTTGAAGATATAAAGCACAATACAAGGGGTGAATACTATTATTATTGAATGAATATAACTACAAGAAAAGCCCTATTATCAGACAGTTACTAAATAAAAAACCTTAAATTTTGTGATGTCTGATGGAATTGCAGTTGCTCTGTAACTGCTTATGGACATTGTATGCTGACCAgattattgggatgtttactgtatgaatgCTGGTTTAATTTAATGAGGGGctgtaaggaaaaacaagcagaaaggGAAATAAATGCTCAAGATAAGTGTTTACTGAGGGTTGGCTTAAGGGTTGTTAAAAGACAATGCCCAAGTTATTACCTTTGGAAGATTCTACCTTCGCAGCGCTCCAGACAATTAACAAAACTGGTTTTTGTTGAGAAGTACCAAAACCAGAGAACAAAAAGGACTACAGCACTTTTAAAAACTATCACTC
The nucleotide sequence above comes from Chelonia mydas isolate rCheMyd1 chromosome 8, rCheMyd1.pri.v2, whole genome shotgun sequence. Encoded proteins:
- the OSBPL9 gene encoding oxysterol-binding protein-related protein 9 isoform X10, which encodes MILNVWLLNCMNEHPGNILDPEVLQARDADEREKWIHALEETILRHTLQLQGVDSGFVPSVQDFDKKLTEADAYLQILIDQLKLFDEKLQHCIDDEQRKKIENLKETTNSMVESIKHCIVLLQIAKSTINPVDAVYQPSPLEPTVITTMPTQTVLPPESSQLLKSEQRPSSLAVGPVVTSLGNHQIPTPNSTGSGQSAPSSSLTSPSHVNLSPNTVPDFSYSSSEDEFYDADEFYQSSSSPKRCIDSSGSAAVLTRSSTGSSLKRPDTTESLNSSMSNGTNDADLFDPHDDRDDDGEGESVEEHKSVIMHLLSQVRLGMDLTKVVLPTFILERRSLLEMYADFFAHPDLFVSINDQKDPKDRMVQVVRWYLSAFHAGRKGSVAKKPYNPILGEIFRCHWILPNAENEDNTEPVSEGPIPWVTKNSVTFVAEQVSHHPPISAFYAECFSKRIQFNAHIWTKSKFLGMSIGVHNIGQGCVTCLDYDEHYILTFPNGYGRSILTVPWIELGGECSISCSKTGYNASIIFHTKPFYGGKKHRVTAEIFSPNDKKSFCSIEGEWNGVMYAKYATGESVVFIDTKKMPTIKKKVKKLEDQEEYESRCLWKDVTYNLKIRDIDAATDAKHRLEERQRAEARARKEKETSWETRLFHEDGECWVYDEPLLKRLAATKH